A DNA window from Microcystis aeruginosa NIES-843 contains the following coding sequences:
- a CDS encoding ISAzo13-like element ISMae28 family transposase (programmed frameshift), producing the protein MELTDSLKKLLSETALQLKGAAKRRFMAQTVLELGYGGQTLAAQELGWNRTTIRKGIKELKRGIICVDNHSAKGRKKAEEHLPFLLENIKSLVDSQSQTDPSFKSQRLYVRLSAAEVRKQLISKYGYSDEDLPSEETIRVKLNNLGYRLKRVAKVLPQKKFPETEAIFEELANINREADEDPTMLRLSLDAKARVNIGLFDRGGKNRITVETNDHDFNPKTTLTPYGIFIPEFDELFLYFTASTVTSDFIVDILEDFWESEKSRFEKIKTLIINQDNGPENNSRRTQFMKRIVEFSQKYQVNIRLAYYPPYHSKYNPIERTWAVLENPWNGSILDEIETALKFAQTMTWKGKHPIVKLITETYEKGVKLTKKAMEKIEEKIERLTESTNQDFPDLGQWFIDIYYDKT; encoded by the exons ATGGAATTAACTGATTCCCTCAAGAAATTGCTCAGTGAAACTGCACTTCAATTAAAAGGTGCAGCTAAAAGAAGATTCATGGCCCAAACAGTCTTAGAATTAGGCTATGGGGGACAAACCCTTGCTGCACAGGAGTTAGGCTGGAATCGAACTACTATTCGTAAAGGAATTAAAGAACTAAAAAGAGGTATTATTTGTGTTGATAATCATTCAGCTAAGGGGCGGAAAAAAGCAGAAGAACATTTACCTTTTCTATTGGAAAACATCAAAAGTTTAGTGGATTCTCAAAGCCAAACTGACCCAAGTTTTAAAAGCCAAAGGCTTTATGTGAGACTGAGTGCGGCCGAAGTCCGAAAGCAATTAATCTCTAAATATGGGTACAGTGATGAGGATTTACCGAGCGAGGAAACTATTCGGGTTAAATTAAATAACTTAGGTTATCGTCTGAAAAGAGTCGCTAAAGTTTTACCTCAAAAAAAAT TTCCAGAAACCGAGGCAATCTTTGAGGAATTAGCTAACATTAATCGGGAAGCGGATGAAGACCCTACGATGTTACGTCTTAGTTTGGATGCCAAAGCCCGTGTTAATATTGGACTATTTGATCGAGGAGGTAAGAATAGAATAACTGTCGAAACAAACGATCATGATTTTAATCCGAAAACAACCCTAACCCCTTACGGAATATTTATTCCAGAATTTGATGAGTTGTTTTTGTATTTCACTGCCTCCACAGTCACCAGTGACTTTATTGTTGATATATTAGAAGATTTCTGGGAGTCGGAAAAATCTCGTTTTGAGAAAATTAAAACTTTGATAATTAATCAAGATAATGGACCAGAAAATAATTCGAGACGAACTCAGTTCATGAAACGTATAGTTGAGTTTTCCCAAAAATATCAAGTTAATATACGTTTAGCTTACTATCCCCCTTACCATAGTAAATATAATCCTATTGAACGAACCTGGGCTGTGTTAGAAAACCCTTGGAATGGGAGTATTTTAGATGAAATCGAAACGGCTTTGAAATTCGCCCAAACTATGACTTGGAAAGGAAAACACCCGATTGTTAAGTTGATTACTGAAACTTATGAAAAAGGAGTAAAGCTTACTAAAAAAGCCATGGAAAAAATCGAAGAAAAAATCGAACGTCTCACAGAATCAACGAATCAAGACTTTCCCGATTTGGGACAATGGTTTATTGATATCTATTATGATAAGACCTAG
- the hflX gene encoding GTPase HflX: MRGKPIDTIFGNTQGLKASQMKQLQRLYHERLPIDTLTTPEFAQRLAAISTDIHQPLCTYINRRGQVIRVGVGTPRQTQFSLLELPRYGSERLCGIRCIATEIKQEPPKESSLTAMALQRLDALVILTLTGTGMIRRGGGATGYVEQVYLAHLIPQSQTNVNSNIYWSVSPPLNLEDLSKQDFLELVEGLEAEFQREFTAITVDTAEDRVLLVGLITDGMSDRQFEDGLSELERLVDTAGGKVLQVTRQKRDHPHPQTVIGSGKVAEIALQVQTSGANLVVFNRDLSPAQIRNLENQIGVRVVDRTEVILDIFAQRAQSQAGKLQVELAQLEYTLPRLTGRGLAMSRLGGGIGTRGPGETKLETERRTIQRRLSRLQDEVDQLQAHRSRLRKQRQKQDVASVAIVGYTNAGKSTLINALTAAEVYTADQLFATLDPTTRRLTITDPLSQVSHTLLLTDTVGFIHELPPSLVDAFRATLEEVTEAEALLHLVDLSHPAWESQIASVLKILSEMPIQTGPMLMVFNKLDQVKSEDLEIAKEKYPQAVFISAIRRLGLETLKQKLIDLTA; encoded by the coding sequence TTGCGAGGAAAGCCTATCGATACCATCTTCGGCAATACCCAGGGACTGAAAGCCAGTCAGATGAAACAGCTACAAAGGCTGTACCATGAACGCTTGCCTATTGATACTCTCACCACCCCAGAATTCGCCCAAAGACTGGCGGCTATCAGTACCGATATCCATCAACCCCTCTGCACCTATATCAACCGTCGCGGCCAGGTAATTCGTGTGGGAGTGGGAACCCCCCGACAAACCCAGTTTTCTCTCTTGGAACTACCCCGCTACGGTTCCGAACGTCTTTGCGGAATTCGTTGCATCGCCACGGAAATCAAGCAGGAACCGCCAAAAGAATCCAGTTTAACCGCCATGGCTTTGCAAAGATTAGACGCACTGGTGATCTTAACATTAACCGGTACAGGCATGATCCGTCGCGGTGGTGGGGCGACCGGTTATGTGGAGCAAGTCTATCTGGCGCATCTTATACCACAAAGTCAAACAAATGTCAATAGTAATATATACTGGTCTGTCTCCCCTCCCTTAAATCTAGAGGATTTAAGCAAACAGGACTTTTTAGAGTTAGTGGAAGGACTAGAGGCGGAGTTTCAGCGAGAATTTACCGCTATAACCGTTGATACAGCCGAAGATCGGGTGCTATTGGTTGGTTTAATCACCGACGGTATGAGCGATCGCCAGTTCGAGGACGGTTTAAGCGAATTAGAACGTTTAGTTGATACCGCCGGGGGCAAAGTTTTGCAAGTCACCCGACAAAAACGGGATCATCCCCATCCTCAAACAGTGATCGGTTCGGGAAAAGTGGCAGAAATCGCCCTACAGGTGCAAACTTCGGGGGCTAATTTAGTTGTATTCAATCGCGACCTTTCTCCCGCCCAAATTCGCAATCTAGAGAACCAAATCGGGGTGAGAGTGGTCGATCGCACCGAGGTGATCCTGGATATTTTCGCCCAACGGGCCCAATCCCAAGCGGGTAAACTACAGGTAGAATTAGCCCAATTAGAATACACTTTACCCCGTCTCACCGGGCGCGGATTAGCCATGTCGAGATTAGGGGGAGGAATTGGCACTCGCGGACCGGGGGAGACAAAATTAGAAACAGAACGCCGAACTATTCAACGTCGTTTATCCCGTCTCCAGGATGAGGTGGATCAACTGCAAGCTCATCGTTCCCGTTTACGCAAACAACGGCAAAAACAAGATGTAGCCAGTGTGGCGATCGTCGGTTACACCAATGCGGGAAAATCTACTTTAATTAATGCTCTCACCGCTGCCGAAGTTTATACCGCCGATCAACTGTTTGCTACCCTCGATCCCACCACCCGACGCTTAACTATTACCGATCCCCTCAGCCAAGTCTCTCACACCCTTTTACTAACTGATACGGTGGGTTTTATCCATGAATTACCCCCCTCGCTGGTGGATGCTTTTCGGGCAACTTTAGAGGAAGTAACGGAAGCAGAAGCATTACTCCATCTGGTGGATCTGTCCCATCCAGCTTGGGAAAGTCAGATTGCCTCGGTATTAAAAATCCTCTCGGAGATGCCGATTCAAACCGGTCCGATGTTAATGGTGTTTAATAAGTTGGATCAGGTAAAAAGCGAGGATTTGGAAATAGCTAAGGAAAAATACCCCCAAGCTGTTTTTATCTCGGCTATTCGTCGGCTAGGATTGGAAACTTTAAAACAAAAGTTAATCGATTTAACCGCTTAA
- a CDS encoding DegT/DnrJ/EryC1/StrS family aminotransferase yields MSKIPPVDLSRQYQVISEEANHAVLEILRSGRYIGGEAVSELERQFALYHGVSDCVACNSGTDALYLALRSLGIQAGDEVITSTFSFIATAEAINLVGAAPVFVDIDINTFNLDVALLEKAITPQTKAIIPVHLFGQSVNMSEVVNFARSHNLLVIEDCAQATGAEWHGQKVGSIGDIGCFSFFPTKNLGGCGDGGAITTNNPELAAQIRMIKEHGSKERYLHEVIGVNSRLDAIQAVILQIKLKYLDFWNNQRIEIAQRYRELLQPLPNITLPAALAGGKHVWNQYTILTENRDQIRAALQEKDVLSMVYYPIPLHLQPVYQYLGYKKGDLPVAELASEKVLSLPMFPDLSCEEQQQVAYALKDCLHSF; encoded by the coding sequence GTGAGTAAAATTCCCCCCGTCGATTTATCCCGTCAATACCAAGTCATCAGCGAAGAAGCTAACCATGCCGTTTTAGAAATCCTCCGTTCTGGGCGCTATATTGGTGGCGAAGCTGTGAGCGAATTAGAACGACAATTTGCCCTCTATCACGGTGTTAGCGATTGTGTCGCCTGTAATTCGGGAACCGATGCCCTTTATCTGGCACTGCGCTCCCTCGGTATTCAAGCGGGGGATGAAGTAATTACTTCTACTTTTTCGTTTATTGCCACCGCCGAAGCGATTAATTTAGTCGGGGCAGCACCGGTTTTTGTCGATATCGATATCAATACTTTTAACCTCGATGTGGCACTGTTGGAAAAAGCGATTACTCCCCAGACTAAAGCGATTATCCCAGTACACCTTTTTGGGCAATCTGTCAATATGTCTGAGGTGGTAAATTTCGCTCGTTCCCATAATTTATTGGTGATTGAGGATTGCGCTCAAGCAACGGGAGCAGAATGGCATGGGCAGAAAGTGGGGAGTATCGGCGATATTGGCTGTTTTAGCTTCTTTCCCACCAAAAATTTAGGCGGTTGTGGCGATGGTGGCGCAATTACCACCAATAACCCCGAGTTAGCGGCACAAATTCGCATGATTAAAGAACACGGCAGCAAGGAGCGTTATCTCCATGAGGTAATCGGTGTCAATAGCCGCTTAGATGCCATTCAAGCGGTTATTTTGCAAATTAAGCTGAAATATCTCGATTTTTGGAATAATCAACGGATCGAGATTGCCCAACGTTATCGGGAATTACTGCAACCTTTGCCTAATATCACTTTACCTGCCGCTTTAGCCGGAGGTAAGCACGTTTGGAATCAGTACACAATCCTAACGGAAAATCGTGACCAAATTCGGGCGGCTTTGCAGGAAAAAGATGTCCTATCCATGGTTTATTATCCGATTCCTCTGCATTTACAGCCGGTTTATCAGTATTTAGGCTATAAAAAAGGCGATTTACCCGTGGCTGAATTGGCCAGTGAAAAAGTGTTATCTTTACCTATGTTCCCCGATTTAAGCTGCGAGGAACAACAACAGGTAGCCTATGCGCTGAAAGATTGTTTGCATAGTTTTTAA
- a CDS encoding ABC transporter permease produces the protein MDGLVELNLVDLGWALGMMGICLLLSRWSNLALEGQLLLATGRSILQLLVVGYVIAVIFSLDNPLAVLGILAVMMTIATIVAKNRIDSRDQGLLPLVFGSLLISSCLTLGYAIALIIQPEQWYSPQYLIPLTGMVLGQAMNSASLAGERLSSTIKSHRLEIETHLCLGATPQQAITAYQKEAIRASLIPTLNQMMVVGLVSLPGMFTGQVLAGSEPLNAASYQILILFMIALANLITAQLVTEGIYRRFFGENLSLIS, from the coding sequence ATGGATGGATTAGTAGAACTAAATCTGGTGGATTTGGGTTGGGCTTTGGGGATGATGGGCATTTGTTTACTCCTCTCCCGTTGGTCAAATTTAGCTCTAGAGGGACAATTATTATTAGCGACCGGTCGATCGATCCTGCAATTATTAGTGGTAGGCTACGTTATCGCCGTTATTTTTTCCCTTGATAATCCTCTAGCTGTGCTGGGGATTTTGGCAGTAATGATGACTATCGCGACTATTGTTGCTAAAAATCGCATTGATAGCCGAGATCAAGGCTTATTACCCCTAGTTTTCGGCTCTTTATTGATTAGTAGCTGTCTAACTTTAGGTTATGCGATCGCCTTAATTATTCAACCAGAACAATGGTACTCACCCCAATACTTGATTCCCTTGACGGGGATGGTGTTAGGGCAAGCGATGAATAGTGCCTCTTTAGCCGGGGAAAGATTAAGCAGTACGATTAAAAGTCACCGTTTGGAAATCGAAACCCATCTTTGTTTGGGGGCAACCCCGCAACAAGCGATCACAGCTTACCAAAAAGAAGCGATTCGAGCTAGTTTAATCCCCACCCTCAATCAGATGATGGTAGTGGGTTTAGTCAGTTTACCCGGAATGTTCACCGGACAGGTATTGGCAGGAAGTGAACCTTTAAACGCCGCTTCCTACCAGATACTGATCCTGTTTATGATTGCCCTAGCTAACCTAATCACCGCTCAATTGGTGACAGAGGGAATCTATCGGCGCTTTTTCGGTGAGAATTTATCACTGATCAGTTAA
- a CDS encoding type I glyceraldehyde-3-phosphate dehydrogenase codes for MIRVAINGFGRIGRNFLRCWLGRTNSGLEVVGINDTSDPRSNAHLLKYDSMLGKLNANIDADDNSLIVNGKTIKCYSDRNPLNLPWAEWGVDLVIEATGVFVDEEGASKHIVAGAKKVLITAPGKGSGVGTYVVGVNAHEYEHDKYNVISNASCTTNCLAPVVKVIHENFGIIKGTMTTTHSYTGDQRILDASHRDLRRARAAAVNIVPTSTGAAKAVALVIPEMKGKLNGIALRVPTPNVSVVDLVAQVEKSTIAEQVNEVLKEAAENSLKGILEYNDLPLVSSDYRGVDASSIIDASLTMVMGGDMVKVIAWYDNEWGYSQRVVDLAEVVASKWKG; via the coding sequence GTGATTAGAGTAGCGATCAATGGTTTCGGACGGATTGGACGTAATTTCCTAAGATGTTGGTTAGGACGGACTAATAGTGGCTTGGAGGTAGTGGGGATCAATGATACATCCGATCCCCGGAGTAACGCTCACCTGCTCAAATATGATTCGATGTTAGGCAAACTTAACGCTAATATCGATGCCGATGATAATTCTTTAATTGTTAACGGTAAAACCATTAAATGTTATTCCGATCGCAATCCCCTCAATCTGCCCTGGGCAGAATGGGGTGTAGATCTAGTGATCGAAGCTACTGGTGTTTTCGTCGATGAAGAGGGCGCTTCTAAGCATATTGTCGCAGGAGCTAAAAAAGTCCTCATTACCGCACCGGGTAAAGGTTCGGGTGTGGGAACCTATGTCGTCGGTGTCAACGCTCACGAATACGAACACGATAAATACAATGTCATCAGCAATGCCAGTTGTACCACCAACTGTCTTGCTCCTGTCGTCAAAGTGATTCACGAAAACTTCGGCATCATCAAAGGGACGATGACCACCACCCACAGTTACACTGGTGATCAACGCATTCTTGATGCTAGTCACCGGGATCTCCGTCGCGCTCGCGCCGCTGCCGTTAACATCGTTCCCACCTCCACCGGTGCCGCTAAAGCTGTAGCCTTAGTTATCCCCGAAATGAAAGGGAAACTTAACGGGATCGCCCTGCGTGTACCCACTCCTAACGTTTCTGTGGTGGATTTAGTCGCACAAGTGGAAAAAAGCACGATCGCGGAACAGGTAAACGAAGTCCTCAAAGAAGCTGCGGAAAATTCTTTGAAAGGAATTCTCGAATATAATGATTTACCCCTCGTTTCCTCTGATTATCGCGGTGTTGATGCCTCCTCGATCATCGATGCTAGTCTAACGATGGTGATGGGTGGCGATATGGTGAAAGTTATCGCTTGGTACGATAATGAATGGGGTTACTCTCAACGCGTGGTTGATCTCGCTGAAGTCGTTGCCAGCAAGTGGAAAGGCTAA
- the murC gene encoding UDP-N-acetylmuramate--L-alanine ligase, with amino-acid sequence MKKVNFNGQPFHFIGIGGIGMSALAYILAERNLPVSGSDLRPTHITQRLQGAGAHIFHRQEANNLALFHSPGPQNSSQTVPQVICSTAINDHNKEYQAARDLGYPIFHRSDVLAALIADYDSIAVAGTHGKTTTSSLIGYVLLEAGLDPTIIVGGEVDAWEGNARLGQGRFLVAEADESDGSLTKHAPKIGVITNIELDHPDHYQNLSEVIDTFHEFAHQCQILVACLDCDTIAEHFRPTISYSLDPEKGADYTVSEIIYEQGMMKASVWEKGSYLGQMEVKIPGQHNISNALAVVAIGRYLGLEFAVIADAIATFAGAKRRFEHKGEANGITFIDDYAHHPSELLATLAAAKLKVEGKQYQRSIAIFQPHRYSRTTAFLEEFGSAFSSADVVVLTDIYSAGEVNINHVTGQQVAEQVRKHHKNAYYHPELSSLGQFLLEILQPGDLALFLGAGNLNQVIPEMLSLYREQLAVRV; translated from the coding sequence GTGAAAAAAGTTAATTTTAACGGCCAACCTTTCCATTTTATCGGTATTGGCGGTATTGGGATGTCAGCCCTCGCTTATATCTTAGCCGAGCGCAATTTACCTGTGTCTGGCTCGGATTTACGTCCTACTCATATCACCCAACGGCTACAGGGAGCGGGAGCGCACATTTTCCACCGTCAAGAGGCAAATAATTTAGCTTTATTTCATTCTCCGGGCCCTCAAAACAGTAGCCAAACAGTTCCGCAAGTAATCTGCTCCACGGCGATTAATGACCATAACAAGGAATATCAAGCGGCCAGAGACTTAGGATACCCAATTTTTCACCGTAGCGACGTTTTAGCTGCTTTAATCGCTGATTACGACAGTATCGCCGTCGCCGGCACCCACGGAAAAACCACCACTAGCAGCCTAATCGGTTACGTTTTGTTAGAAGCGGGATTAGACCCCACGATCATTGTCGGTGGTGAGGTGGATGCTTGGGAAGGTAACGCTCGTCTTGGTCAAGGTCGTTTTTTAGTGGCAGAGGCCGATGAGTCCGATGGTTCCCTAACCAAGCACGCCCCGAAAATCGGCGTAATCACTAATATTGAGCTAGATCACCCCGATCATTACCAGAATTTAAGCGAAGTTATCGATACTTTCCATGAATTCGCCCATCAGTGCCAGATTTTAGTCGCTTGTTTAGATTGTGACACGATCGCCGAGCATTTCCGTCCCACGATTAGTTATAGTCTCGATCCCGAAAAAGGTGCCGATTACACCGTCAGCGAGATTATCTATGAACAGGGAATGATGAAAGCTTCCGTCTGGGAAAAAGGCAGTTATTTGGGACAAATGGAAGTGAAAATCCCCGGGCAACATAATATTAGTAATGCTTTGGCAGTGGTGGCCATCGGACGTTATCTCGGTTTAGAATTTGCCGTTATTGCCGATGCGATCGCTACTTTTGCCGGGGCAAAACGCCGTTTTGAACACAAGGGAGAGGCAAACGGCATTACTTTTATCGATGATTATGCCCACCATCCTAGCGAATTGTTAGCCACTTTAGCGGCGGCAAAATTGAAGGTAGAAGGCAAACAGTACCAACGTTCGATCGCTATTTTCCAACCCCATCGCTACAGTCGCACCACTGCCTTTTTGGAGGAATTCGGCTCCGCTTTCAGTTCCGCCGATGTGGTAGTCTTAACGGATATTTATAGTGCCGGGGAAGTGAATATCAATCACGTCACCGGGCAGCAAGTGGCCGAACAGGTGAGAAAACACCATAAAAATGCCTACTATCACCCCGAATTGAGTTCTTTAGGTCAATTCCTGCTAGAAATTCTCCAACCAGGGGATCTAGCTCTGTTCCTCGGCGCTGGCAATCTCAATCAAGTTATCCCCGAAATGCTCTCTCTTTACCGCGAACAATTAGCAGTTAGAGTATAG
- the murB gene encoding UDP-N-acetylmuramate dehydrogenase, translating into MIKSSVSLAEFTSYRVGGRAQWYAEPVNLEELRELFAWVRSQGLPLTVLGAGSNLLISDRGLPGLVLNTRHLRSSCFDAETATITAAAGEPLPKIAWRAAKRGWRGLEWAVGIPGTVGGAVVMNAGAHTSCVADRLVRALVLNPDGQLETLSKEDLNYSYRSSSLQGDQRLVVEATFQLEATDNHEEIMAITTHNLRHRKNTQPYDRPSCGSVFRNPKPQFAGALIEGMGLKGYQIGGAQVSELHANFILNIGSAKASDILRLIRHVQEQVFDRWSLWLEPEVKVLGEFDGI; encoded by the coding sequence ATGATTAAATCCTCTGTTTCTCTAGCTGAGTTCACTTCCTACCGGGTGGGGGGAAGAGCGCAATGGTATGCCGAACCAGTTAATCTAGAGGAATTAAGAGAATTGTTCGCTTGGGTGCGATCGCAAGGGTTGCCCTTGACTGTTTTGGGGGCTGGTTCAAATTTACTAATCAGCGATCGAGGTTTACCCGGACTTGTCCTCAATACTCGCCATCTGCGATCGAGTTGTTTTGATGCCGAAACTGCTACGATTACAGCAGCGGCGGGGGAACCCCTGCCAAAAATAGCTTGGAGAGCGGCAAAACGGGGCTGGAGGGGCTTAGAATGGGCGGTGGGTATCCCCGGTACGGTGGGGGGGGCTGTGGTGATGAATGCGGGCGCACATACCTCCTGTGTGGCGGATCGATTAGTGCGGGCGCTGGTATTAAATCCCGATGGTCAGTTAGAAACTTTAAGCAAAGAAGATTTAAATTATAGTTATCGCAGTTCTTCTCTGCAAGGGGATCAACGTTTAGTTGTCGAAGCCACATTTCAGTTAGAAGCTACCGATAATCACGAGGAAATAATGGCAATTACTACCCATAATTTACGCCATCGCAAAAATACCCAACCCTATGATCGTCCTAGTTGTGGTAGTGTTTTCCGCAATCCTAAACCGCAATTTGCCGGGGCTTTAATTGAGGGAATGGGATTAAAAGGTTATCAAATTGGTGGGGCGCAAGTATCAGAATTACACGCTAATTTTATCCTGAATATTGGTTCAGCAAAAGCCTCGGATATTCTGCGTTTAATTCGTCATGTGCAGGAACAAGTGTTCGATCGCTGGTCCCTCTGGTTAGAACCAGAGGTGAAAGTTTTAGGGGAATTTGACGGTATTTAA
- a CDS encoding peptide ABC transporter substrate-binding protein encodes MFKRSLFLPLLILSLSCTLLFSACHQQTANNPPATTNSNTETLKLLYWQAPTILNPHLSTGFKDSEASRITLEPLASFDEKGELVPFLAAEIPTIENGGVARDGKSVTWKLKKDIKWSDGTPFTAKDVIATYNFITNPKTGSTSAGNYEIVKTVEAIDPHTVKITFKQVNPAWSLVFVGTEGMILPAHLYEKYSNETARQAPANLLPVGTGPYKVVEFKPGDTAVYEPNSFFREADKLGFQRIELKGGGDATSAARAVLQTQEADYAYNLQVEARVLSDLEKVGRGQLISSFGSLIERVLFNLSDPNQATPEGERSSIKFPHPFLSDVKVREALSLAVDRDTIATQLYGITGKTTPNFIVMPSEYNSPNTRYEFNLEKAKKLLDDAGWKDSNGDGTRDKNGVEMKLVFQTTVNPLRQKTQEIIKQSLQAIGVGVELKTIDASIFFSSDPANDDTVEKFYADLQMYTTGNNSPDPKAYFKTFTCSEIPQKADGWAGDNYARYCNPEYDKLWQAFSQELNPEKRREIVIKMNDMLINDFVIIPLVHRADVVAISNSLSGFELTPWDRNTWKIKDWKRSK; translated from the coding sequence ATGTTTAAGCGATCGCTTTTCTTGCCCCTGTTAATTTTATCCCTTAGTTGTACGCTGCTTTTTAGTGCTTGTCATCAACAAACAGCTAATAATCCCCCAGCAACGACCAATAGTAACACAGAAACTTTAAAACTTTTATATTGGCAAGCACCGACGATTTTAAATCCCCATCTCTCCACGGGATTTAAAGACTCAGAAGCGAGTCGCATTACCTTAGAACCTTTGGCTAGTTTCGATGAAAAAGGGGAATTAGTTCCTTTTTTAGCGGCAGAAATTCCTACTATTGAAAATGGGGGAGTTGCCCGGGATGGTAAATCGGTGACATGGAAGCTAAAAAAAGATATTAAATGGTCAGATGGTACTCCTTTTACTGCCAAAGATGTCATCGCTACCTATAATTTTATTACCAATCCGAAAACTGGTTCTACTAGCGCTGGCAATTATGAAATAGTTAAAACTGTGGAAGCGATCGATCCCCATACAGTTAAAATAACTTTTAAGCAAGTTAATCCCGCTTGGTCATTAGTTTTTGTGGGAACAGAAGGGATGATTTTACCCGCTCATCTCTATGAAAAGTATAGCAATGAAACGGCACGTCAAGCCCCTGCTAATTTATTACCGGTGGGAACGGGTCCCTATAAAGTGGTAGAATTTAAACCGGGAGATACGGCGGTTTATGAACCAAATTCTTTCTTTCGAGAAGCGGATAAATTAGGTTTTCAAAGAATAGAATTAAAAGGAGGAGGTGATGCAACTTCGGCGGCAAGAGCGGTTTTACAGACACAGGAGGCGGATTATGCCTATAATTTGCAAGTAGAGGCAAGGGTTTTAAGTGATTTAGAAAAAGTGGGTCGGGGTCAGTTAATATCTAGTTTCGGTTCTTTGATTGAACGAGTTTTATTTAATTTGAGCGATCCTAATCAAGCTACTCCTGAAGGTGAGAGGTCTAGTATTAAGTTTCCCCATCCTTTTTTGAGTGATGTGAAAGTAAGAGAAGCTTTGTCGTTAGCCGTTGATAGAGATACTATTGCCACGCAACTTTATGGTATTACTGGGAAAACAACTCCTAATTTTATTGTGATGCCATCAGAATATAATTCGCCCAATACTCGCTATGAATTTAATCTAGAAAAGGCTAAGAAATTACTAGATGATGCGGGATGGAAAGATAGTAATGGTGATGGTACTAGGGATAAAAATGGGGTAGAAATGAAATTAGTTTTTCAAACCACTGTCAATCCTCTTCGTCAGAAAACCCAAGAAATTATCAAACAAAGTTTACAAGCGATCGGGGTAGGAGTAGAATTAAAAACTATTGATGCCAGTATTTTCTTTTCCAGCGATCCTGCTAACGATGACACGGTAGAAAAGTTTTATGCTGACCTACAAATGTACACTACTGGTAATAATAGTCCCGATCCGAAAGCCTATTTTAAAACCTTTACCTGTAGTGAAATTCCCCAAAAAGCTGATGGTTGGGCTGGGGATAATTATGCTCGTTATTGTAATCCTGAATACGATAAATTATGGCAAGCTTTTAGTCAAGAATTAAACCCAGAAAAACGTCGAGAAATAGTGATTAAAATGAATGATATGTTAATTAATGATTTTGTGATTATTCCCCTAGTTCATCGTGCCGATGTGGTGGCAATTAGCAATAGTTTGTCAGGGTTTGAATTAACTCCCTGGGATAGAAATACTTGGAAGATCAAAGACTGGAAGCGTAGTAAATAA